Proteins from a single region of Rhipicephalus sanguineus isolate Rsan-2018 chromosome 5, BIME_Rsan_1.4, whole genome shotgun sequence:
- the LOC119392834 gene encoding uncharacterized protein LOC119392834, with the protein MSWAQITMQASSSEEDMNAMQAHRPRQNTDRRPIIMIASPHPTVLTGNYDSQVQMGASLMPPPPGSPLHSTSSATMFMTGSSAPPTNIPVQPTPSGNLVLTADIQMTSPSTTLLQSFPAGSKVQGRMSPTTQRSPSPSRKGSGFALFHADMESQDSNSRSSGSLTALGIADFNGTQTQTKKKSRRRSSGSVKRRSSRQDDALAKAFVEALSKACTPAGSPSASSLASSRSGSATSLNQLLGTGATRRPSKKQMRTQATRRRSSLRGNQRRASHTDDALAQALVASIAGTSSPTAGGLGATPSLTAVLSSTSTGALSPLSPPQQGAGQMNLVLNLPNNPDPALNTLTFTIFQDPNAARRR; encoded by the exons ATGTCGTGGGCCCAAATCACCATGCAGGCTAGCAGCTCCGAGGAAGACATGAACGCCATGCAAGCACATAGGCCTAGACAGAACACGGACAGGAGGCCGATCATCATGATCGCATCGCCGCATCCCACCGTGCTCACGGGCAACTATGACAGCCAGGTTCAGATGGGCGCTTCCCTGATGCCGCCGCCACCCGGAAGCCCCTTGCACTCGACGTCATCTGCCACTATGTTCATGACGGGCTCTTCTGCGCCACCAACTAACATACCAGTCCAGCCGACACCCTCGGGAAACCTGGTACTGACCGCCGACATCCAGATGACGTCACCGAGCACCACGCTTCTGCAAAGCTTTCCGGCGGGCTCGAAAGTCCAAGGACGCATGTCTCCCACAA CCCAGCGGAGTCCATCACCGTCGAGAAAGGGCAGCGGCTTCGCCTTGTTCCACGCTGATATGGAGAGCCAAGATTCGAATTCGAGAAGCAGCGGGAGCCTGACAGCCTTGGGAATCGCGGACTTCAACGGTACCCAAACtcagacgaaaaagaaaagcaggagGCGTTCCAGCGGAAGCGTGAAGCGGAGGAGCAgcagacaggacgacgcgctcgCAAAAGCCTTTGTGGAAGCACTTTCGAAAGCGTGCACGCCGGCGGGGTCACcttcggccagctcgctcgcaaGCTCTCGCAGTGGAAGTGCGACCAGCTTAAACCAGCTGCTGGGAACCGGAGCGACAAGGCGACCCAGCAAGAAGCAGATGAGGACACAGGCGACCAGGAGGCGAAGCAGCCTGCGTGGAAACCAGCGAAGGGCAAGTCACACCGACGACGCGCTTGCCCAGGCCCTCGTGGCCTCTATAGCTGGCACGTCTTCGCCGACGGCAGGTGGCCTCGGTGCTACGCCGTCGCTGACGGCAGTCCTGAGTTCCACCTCGACGGGCGCGCTTTCGCCGCTTAGTCCGCCGCAGCAGGGAGCTGGACAGATGAACCTCGTGCTCAACCTCCCGAACAACCCGGATCCCGCGCTCAACACACTCACGTTCACCATCTTCCAAGATCCGAATGCAGCCAGAAGGCGATGA